AGCGAGTGGCCTGGATGCGGCGATGCTCGATCGACTGGCACTGACTGATGAGGGTATCAGCCAGATGGCCGAAGGGATTCGACAAATTGCCGCGCTCGCCGATCCGGTAGGTGAAATTGCTGATATGAAATATCTCCCCTCTGGCCTGCAAGTCGGCAAGATGCGCGTGCCACTCGGAGTGGTGGGTATTATTTACGAGTCGCGCCCCAATGTGACAGCGGATGCCGCTGCGTTGTGTCTCAAGTCTGGCAATGCGGCTGTATTGCGTGGTGGCAAAGAGGCGATCCACTCCAATAAAGCGATTGCCGCTGCTATTCAGGAGGGGCTTGATAAGGTGGGGCTGCCCACCTCGCTGGTGCAGGTGCTGGAAACCACAGATCGCGCCGCTGTGGCGGAGATGATCACCCTGCCCAAATATATTGATGTGATTATCCCCCGGGGAGGAAAAGGGCTGATTGAAGCGATTAGCAAGGGTGCTTCTGTGCCGGTGATCAAACACCTGGATGGTATTTGCCATATCTATATTGATGACCAGGCTGATATTGAAAAGGCTCTGCGGGTTTCGTTTAATTCCAAAACCCAGCGTTACGGCACCTGTAACACCCTGGAAAATCTGCTGGTTGCCGAGGGGATTGCAGAGCAGGTATTGCCAGAACTGTGTGGTATGTATCAGGAGAAGGGGGTTGAGTTACGGGGCTGTGAAACCACCCGGAACGTGGTGGCCAATATTAATCCGGCAACGGATGAGGATTGGGACACTGAATATCTGGCACCGATCCTCTCGATCAAAGTGGTGAAAGATCTGGATGAAGCGATTGAGTTTATCAATGAGCATAGCTCGGGGCACACTGAATCGATCATCACAGAAAACTACACGCGTGCCCGGCGCTTTTTGCGTGAGATTGATTCGAGCTCGGTCATGATCAACGCCTCCACCCGTTTTGCCGATGGTTTTGAGTATGGGTTGGGTGCAGAAATTGGTATCTCCACCGACAAATTCCATGCCCGTGGCCCGGTGGGTCTGGAGGGACTCACCTCACAGAAATATGTGGTGTTTGGTGATGGGCAGATCCGCACTTAGGCGTAGGCGCATGCATTCATGAAGGCCGCATTGATATTGGGCGGTACCTTCGACCCAGTACATAACGCCCACCTGCGTACCGCAAGCGATGTGGCTGAGCTGCTGGGGGTGGAGCAGGTTCGCCTGCTCCCCTGCGGCGAACCAGCGCACCGGGAGCAGCCCGGAGCGACCGCCGCCCAACGACTGGCGATGCTGCAACGAGCCGTGCATGGGCAGAGGCGCTTTGTTATCGATGCCCAAGAGCTGGCGCGCAGCGGCCCCTCCTATATGGTTGATACAGCGGCTAGCCTGCGCCGTGAACTGGGTGCCGAGTGTTGCATCTGTCTAATGATGGGAATGGATGCTTTTTTGGGGCTGCCAGGATGGCATGAATGGTCAAAGGTACCCGAATATCTAAACCTTGTGGTGATAGAGCGGCCAGGGTGGCAAGGGGCATTAAAGCAACAGAAGATACTGCGAATGTTGCTGGAGCAACGTCAGGTACACAGTGTTGAGGCGCTGCTGGCGGCACCGGCCGGGAAAATATTAATGGTGACAGTGAGTCAGCTTCCTATCTCCGCTACTCAAATCCGTAACATGATCAGTGCGGGGGAGTTACCACAGGGGCTGTTGCCCGAATCTGTATTAGCGTTGATTAGAGAACAGAAAATTTATCAAAATCAGACGTAAGAGAGTGATTACACACAAATTGTGTAGCACAAACGTCGACAACCAGGGTCGTAATGATGGACAGTGAACAGTTAAAAAAATTGGTAATTGATGCCCTTGAAGAGATTAAGGCGATTGATATTATCGAAATTGATGTGCGTGATAGAACCAGTATTTGTGATGTAATGGTGATTGCTACGGGCCAAACCAATCGTCAGGTTAAATCATTGGCAGAGAGCGTGGTATTAAAAGCCAAAGCAGCGGGAGAGCAACCGATTGGTGTAGAAGGCCAAGCAGCGGGTGAGTGGGTATTGGTTGATCTTGGCGATGTAGTGGTGCATGTGATGCAGCCACAAACAAGAGCGTTCTACAGTTTGGAAAAACTGTGGGAGATGGCACCCAGCGATACCAGCAAACAAGAGTC
The window above is part of the Gammaproteobacteria bacterium genome. Proteins encoded here:
- the nadD gene encoding nicotinate-nucleotide adenylyltransferase, whose translation is MKAALILGGTFDPVHNAHLRTASDVAELLGVEQVRLLPCGEPAHREQPGATAAQRLAMLQRAVHGQRRFVIDAQELARSGPSYMVDTAASLRRELGAECCICLMMGMDAFLGLPGWHEWSKVPEYLNLVVIERPGWQGALKQQKILRMLLEQRQVHSVEALLAAPAGKILMVTVSQLPISATQIRNMISAGELPQGLLPESVLALIREQKIYQNQT
- the rsfS gene encoding ribosome silencing factor, which encodes MDSEQLKKLVIDALEEIKAIDIIEIDVRDRTSICDVMVIATGQTNRQVKSLAESVVLKAKAAGEQPIGVEGQAAGEWVLVDLGDVVVHVMQPQTRAFYSLEKLWEMAPSDTSKQES
- a CDS encoding glutamate-5-semialdehyde dehydrogenase; protein product: MDIKQYMSELGEKARAASRILNRTETGDKNRALLAIADALEAKREFLKSENAKDLSAGKASGLDAAMLDRLALTDEGISQMAEGIRQIAALADPVGEIADMKYLPSGLQVGKMRVPLGVVGIIYESRPNVTADAAALCLKSGNAAVLRGGKEAIHSNKAIAAAIQEGLDKVGLPTSLVQVLETTDRAAVAEMITLPKYIDVIIPRGGKGLIEAISKGASVPVIKHLDGICHIYIDDQADIEKALRVSFNSKTQRYGTCNTLENLLVAEGIAEQVLPELCGMYQEKGVELRGCETTRNVVANINPATDEDWDTEYLAPILSIKVVKDLDEAIEFINEHSSGHTESIITENYTRARRFLREIDSSSVMINASTRFADGFEYGLGAEIGISTDKFHARGPVGLEGLTSQKYVVFGDGQIRT